Below is a genomic region from Ziziphus jujuba cultivar Dongzao chromosome 7, ASM3175591v1.
aacaccaaacctgtgacctccaaataaacacaaatatgcagtttttttttttttttgaaatgttgCCGTAaacttcttttcccttttttttttttaatatatgagtgcaaatatttaagacaaaacagcaaacaaaaatcaacaaaaaccaaaattaacaagaacaatgatgaaaaacaaccaacaaactaagaaacaaaaatacgataaaactaggaaacctaattcaactaggaatgaatttttttttttttttaaagatgcagaacgtgaatgggatggatgcaaccttaacctaatgctaaaattgtagaagaacacaaaagcaaataaagcaaataaagatagatcaaacctgaacaaaatttagctctgataccaaatgatacgaacctaggatgacctgctcctaaacctatattatattagcccggatcttaattaagttcaagttctaatggaatagacttcaacccctaaccaacctgtggttagaaaccttggtataatgtagacaccacaataggagatggaaaacctattgataagtcaagctaaattaaccaattctctaatggtgttttcggtgttctcaaagaacaaagagataattaatctcacaagtattttcttaatcaaatcaaagttgtattcttattgataactaagcctttaaatgggcttttaaagaaacaaaataaaccctaaaaaaaattggccacacacataaagaaacctagttggccgaaactatacttcctttcctaatctaagtttgattaatcaattcctttatattaaattaggaattaattaatttagaatggaaagaataaaataaaaaccttcctaaagttatttttccagaaaataaataaataaaagccaaaaagtaatggtagtttcctaaaacaaaaagtgaaaacaaattaggaaactaaaaatgctagccttttgatcaagttgactttgatcaatctttgacctctttgagctccaaatcagcttatagattctttttaggatgccaaataagctgaatatgaagtcccacacgttgcccatgcttggaaaaataagaaaaggctaatacagtaaaatacagtaaagccagcaagcaatacagcaaattcggccaaattgttgatgctgtccgtacaagctttttttgattgcatttgaggctgatttaacttgattccataacctcttaggcatatgtattgaacccataaagcattggaaccatttcatgcttcccggactcaaaaactgtaccaaaaccgtcacccgggttcgtatcggcttccaccacttggatacttagaataggctttgtatcttcaagtatggacaagctctattgggattgattaccccctgtataaatactcccaggctgtccttaaatctcttaatttgagctcttgtgattggtctagtcttcattcgtgtcgagtcagcaccctagcgggttatcggttaagcgggctcgggcggaatcacatcataaaGGCCTTCTAACTTTTCCACGGAACACCGATAGTCTAATCACCTAAACTTCACTTCTTTATTGTAGCAATCTATGGAGGCATGATTTGCAGCTAAACAATCCATGCCTATGATCACATCGACCCCAAAAAAGTCCAACAAAATCATCTCTGCTTTCATCACCTGATCTTCGATACGGAGAAGGCTACCTTTACCATCAAGCTAGGCCATAAGGACTCCCCTGTGAGAGTTGCAATTTCTATTTCACATCCTAAAGATATTGGAATAGTTCTAACTCAGACAACAAATTCTCTTAAGATAAAGGAATGATGCTTCAACATGGTCAAAACAAGAGAATAAACATATATGGAATGCACAACAATGCATGGTCCCTTAGGGATACAGAAACCTAAAGCTCCAATACCACTTTGTTAGGACCCATTTAGAATCTCTTTCCGAaatcctagataagccctgatctcaAGGAAACGCCCATACCAGACCTTCTAATGGAAAATTctacagcatctcccctaagggctGGACATGCTATAAAATTTtttgcacagaaaacacacttctaggagcaccaccttattcctccccctTTACTATAgataatttcacaaattttagCATTTCATGATAATACAATAAAGGGAATatgcataatattaaataaatttgtctcCAACATAGTATATAGAGCATCAAAGGGATAACAATTAAATAGagaatttaatacaacataaGATATGAAGAAATATTTCAATataggaagaaaaaggaaagaagaaggcTTCTTAGAGTGGGGCAACGAATAAAGATGTTGAACTCGCAATTggacgatcaacatctactaacatgggcctaggggaacaaatttaaaaacatgatgCTAATTATCCCAGTGAGTGATCACAACTACTacataaagaataataatttaagtataataaaataaaggagattaaaaataataaatgaaaataaaaattttgtctcAAAACCTTCACAATTTCACTCATTGGAAGGAGAGAAAGAAATGGAAGGATGTACAATTTACCAACTTTATCAGAAGTTGTAGCTTTGGTAGTTGGCGACTTTGAAACAACTCCGGCTGATAGAGACATTATAGGTGAAACTCAAACTAGAGAGTTGAAACGGATCAACAAATTAAACGCTTCATATCTTGGGCTTCAATACCCTTTGCTTTTTCCATATGGCCAAGATGGATATCGAGAGGATGTTCCACTAAAGCAGTTAGACACAAAATCGTTTGCTAGAAGgaagaggttaagcatgaaaGAAATCTTTGCCTATAGATTGCAAGAAAGAGAGAATGAGTCCTCGAATATTTTATTCTCAAAAAGGTTGTTCCAGCAACTTTCAGTTGATGCATATATGATGGTTAAATCATCACGTCTATCATATTTATGCACCAACAAAAAAGAATTAAGGTCTGAGATGTATGGAGGTTTGGCAAAAGCAATTTTAAGAGGCGAAACAGAtgcttcttaaaaaaaaaaaaacatgttataTTGCCTTCTTCTTTTATAGGTGGGGCATGATACATAATCCAAAATTACCAAGATGCAATGGCAATATGTAAATGGGTTGGATACCCTGAGCTTTTTATCACACT
It encodes:
- the LOC107425625 gene encoding uncharacterized protein LOC107425625 encodes the protein MYNLPTLSEVVALVVGDFETTPADRDIIGETQTRELKRINKLNASYLGLQYPLLFPYGQDGYREDVPLKQLDTKSFARRKRLSMKEIFAYRLQERENESSNILFSKRLFQQLSVDAYMMVKSSRLSYLCTNKKELRSEMYGGLAKAILRGETDAS